A genome region from Thermomonospora amylolytica includes the following:
- a CDS encoding MGH1-like glycoside hydrolase domain-containing protein: MSSRLTGDETALWQAAARVLDANWTGCGTVPSPGLYPHLWSWDSAFVSMGLARHRRSRAERELLSVFRGQWERGLVPHIVFNSELPRFGYFPGPDLWRSRSVPGTPRDLDTSGLTGPPLQALAALRLHQSADAGEAEHSRAFLARLYPLLVAQHRHLAEERDIGGEGLAAICHPWESGMDDSPSWDRPLSALDLPPSRYAPLRTAGGGASAGEDHDRYVRLVTLLRDARYGAGHLRDEHPFLVEDPLFNAAYLASTHALAEIARLVGRDPAPHLEDAARIHRALLDRLWDGECFRALDLRAGALIPVVTVASFGPLLDPDLPPPALRTLAELLLSARFGGAAGYPVPSCDLQSTSFDRTRYWRGPTWINTNWLLWLGTSAHGLTVIADLLYGATLRLVRQSGFREYFDPFDGSGRGSHDYSWSAALVMDLLAARRASHAA, from the coding sequence ATGAGCTCCCGGCTGACGGGCGACGAGACGGCGCTGTGGCAGGCCGCGGCGCGGGTGCTGGACGCCAACTGGACCGGCTGCGGGACCGTGCCCTCGCCCGGCCTGTACCCGCACCTGTGGAGCTGGGACTCGGCGTTCGTCAGCATGGGGCTGGCCCGGCACCGCCGGTCCCGCGCCGAACGGGAACTGCTGTCGGTCTTCCGCGGGCAGTGGGAGCGCGGGCTGGTCCCGCACATCGTGTTCAACTCCGAACTGCCGCGCTTCGGCTACTTCCCGGGGCCGGACCTGTGGCGCAGCCGTTCCGTGCCCGGCACGCCGCGCGACCTGGACACCTCGGGGCTGACCGGGCCGCCGTTGCAGGCGCTGGCGGCGCTGCGGCTGCACCAGAGCGCGGACGCGGGCGAGGCCGAGCACAGCCGCGCGTTCCTCGCCCGGCTGTATCCGCTGCTGGTGGCGCAGCACCGCCATCTGGCCGAGGAACGCGACATCGGGGGAGAGGGGCTGGCGGCCATCTGCCACCCGTGGGAGTCGGGGATGGACGACAGCCCGTCCTGGGACCGGCCGCTGTCGGCCCTGGACCTGCCGCCGTCCCGGTACGCGCCGCTGCGCACGGCGGGCGGGGGCGCATCGGCCGGGGAGGACCACGACCGGTACGTACGGCTGGTGACGCTGCTGCGGGACGCCCGCTACGGGGCGGGGCATCTGCGGGACGAACATCCGTTCCTCGTCGAGGACCCGCTGTTCAACGCCGCGTACCTGGCCTCGACGCACGCCCTGGCGGAGATCGCCCGGCTCGTCGGGCGCGACCCCGCGCCGCATCTGGAGGACGCCGCCCGCATCCATCGGGCGCTGCTGGACCGGCTGTGGGACGGCGAGTGCTTCCGGGCGCTGGATCTGCGCGCCGGAGCCCTGATCCCCGTGGTCACGGTGGCCTCGTTCGGGCCTCTGCTGGATCCCGACCTGCCGCCGCCCGCGCTGCGGACGCTGGCGGAACTGCTGCTGTCGGCACGTTTCGGCGGTGCCGCGGGCTATCCGGTGCCCTCCTGCGACCTGCAGTCGACGAGCTTCGACCGCACCCGCTACTGGCGCGGCCCCACCTGGATCAACACCAACTGGCTGCTGTGGCTGGGGACGTCCGCGCACGGCCTGACGGTGATCGCCGACCTGCTGTACGGGGCCACGCTGCGGCTGGTGCGCCAGTCGGGATTCCGTGAGTACTTCGACCCGTTCGACGGGAGCGGGCGCGGCAGTCACGACTACAGCTGGTCCGCCGCCCTGGTGATGGACCTGCTCGCCGCCCGCCGCGCCTCCCACGCCGCGTGA
- a CDS encoding YtxH domain-containing protein: MKIRIPFLVGAAVGYVLGTKAGRERYEQIVQQSRKLAENPKVQETAETLRAKSGTLAGTAKNRIAERTGGARQKAETTEREPLAEVGGEPSGRFSGTTAGAPGSTSTTSGKPSTGSPAGAPSGTTRPTSGGSR, from the coding sequence ATGAAGATCAGGATTCCGTTCCTCGTCGGCGCCGCGGTCGGTTACGTGCTGGGGACCAAGGCCGGTCGCGAGCGCTACGAGCAGATCGTGCAGCAGTCCCGCAAGCTGGCCGAGAACCCCAAGGTGCAGGAGACGGCCGAGACGCTGCGCGCCAAGTCGGGGACGCTGGCGGGCACGGCCAAGAACCGGATCGCCGAGCGGACCGGCGGCGCCAGGCAGAAGGCGGAGACGACGGAGCGGGAGCCGCTGGCCGAGGTGGGCGGTGAGCCCTCGGGCCGCTTTTCCGGCACGACCGCCGGGGCGCCGGGGAGCACCTCCACCACCAGCGGCAAGCCCTCCACGGGGTCGCCGGCCGGAGCGCCGTCCGGGACCACCCGGCCCACTTCGGGCGGCTCTCGCTGA
- a CDS encoding tyrosine-type recombinase/integrase, with protein MTNRRPRGDGGLRWSEKRQRWIAEVTIGYTPDGKRIVRSASDKSKSRALKKLHEKLRDRADGLPSEDAKYTVAQAVQDWLEYGLNGRDAATVKTCRSLAENHVIPDLGARKLRELTTDDVDRWLARKARTHSTKTLRELRSVLKRSVERAQARDKVKRNVVLLCEVPRGRDGRPSKALTFAQAAKLLDTAETAGPKDMYAYIVLSLLTGARTEELRALRWSHVVAYDADRDAWLPVDVAGWAHQEFAVYVWRSVRRGGDTKTKKSRRSLKLPQRCVRALHDLWTAQAAEHRAAGRTPPPDRPVFPAPDGGERDAMSVLRAFRKVAAQAGLKADEWTPRELRHSFVSLLSDNGMPAEKIARLVGHSGTHVTETVYRHQIRPVLEDGATAMDRLFPARPAGT; from the coding sequence ATGACCAACCGTCGTCCTCGTGGGGATGGTGGCCTGCGATGGAGTGAGAAGCGGCAACGCTGGATCGCAGAGGTCACCATCGGATACACCCCGGACGGTAAGCGCATCGTCCGGTCCGCCAGCGACAAGAGCAAGTCCCGGGCTCTGAAGAAGCTGCATGAGAAGCTGCGCGACCGTGCCGACGGGCTTCCCAGCGAAGACGCAAAGTACACCGTGGCTCAGGCCGTGCAGGACTGGCTCGAATACGGGCTGAACGGCCGGGACGCGGCCACGGTGAAGACCTGCCGGAGCCTTGCCGAGAATCACGTGATCCCAGACCTGGGCGCCCGGAAGCTGCGGGAGTTGACCACTGACGACGTTGACCGCTGGCTCGCGCGGAAGGCCAGGACGCACAGCACCAAGACCCTGCGGGAGCTTCGGTCGGTGCTCAAGCGGTCCGTGGAACGTGCGCAGGCCCGGGACAAGGTCAAGCGGAACGTGGTGCTCCTCTGCGAGGTGCCCCGGGGACGGGACGGGCGGCCGTCCAAGGCGCTCACGTTCGCCCAGGCCGCGAAACTGCTGGACACCGCTGAGACCGCCGGCCCCAAGGACATGTACGCCTATATCGTGCTGTCCCTGCTGACCGGCGCCCGGACGGAGGAACTTCGCGCCCTCCGCTGGTCTCACGTGGTCGCCTACGATGCCGACCGCGACGCGTGGCTTCCGGTGGACGTGGCCGGCTGGGCTCACCAGGAGTTCGCGGTGTACGTCTGGCGGTCGGTCCGCAGGGGCGGCGACACCAAGACCAAGAAGTCCCGGCGGAGCCTCAAGCTCCCGCAGCGATGCGTCCGGGCGCTCCATGATCTGTGGACCGCTCAGGCCGCCGAGCACAGGGCCGCGGGGCGTACGCCGCCGCCTGACCGGCCGGTCTTCCCCGCTCCGGACGGCGGGGAGCGCGATGCCATGAGCGTGCTCCGGGCGTTCCGGAAGGTGGCGGCTCAGGCCGGTCTCAAGGCAGACGAGTGGACGCCTCGGGAGTTGCGGCACAGCTTCGTGTCCCTGCTGTCGGACAACGGCATGCCCGCCGAGAAGATCGCGCGTCTCGTGGGCCACAGCGGAACGCACGTCACGGAGACGGTGTATCGACACCAGATCCGGCCGGTCCTGGAAGACGGCGCGACGGCCATGGATCGCCTCTTTCCGGCTCGGCCTGCGGGCACCTAG
- a CDS encoding helix-turn-helix domain-containing protein, producing the protein MADEPLLYTVPAAARMLGLGRSKIYDLIRSGRIRSVRVDGCRRIPRAALEEFVSGLES; encoded by the coding sequence ATGGCAGATGAGCCGCTGCTGTACACGGTTCCGGCGGCTGCGCGCATGCTCGGCCTGGGCCGCAGCAAGATCTATGACCTGATCAGGTCCGGGCGTATCCGCTCGGTCCGGGTCGATGGCTGCCGCCGCATCCCCCGGGCCGCGCTCGAAGAGTTCGTCTCGGGACTGGAGTCCTGA
- a CDS encoding replication initiator: protein MTSPAPLSDVLGPVLRDLTRRSGADLQRWLDQVNALRGCAEPVRLSGESLTVDAVTGEVLSRYTTEREPHGQLMVRCKNRRASRCPACAEEYRADTYHLIKAGMCGGDKGVPASVASHPRVLATLTAPTFGAVHRGPGKDGRLRVCHPRRSGPACWRRHASDDALIGQPLDPDAYDYAGHVVWNAHAGDLWRRFTTYLRRHLAAAAGMTQRAFNEAVKVSFAKVAEYQARGLVHFHAVIRLDGRSDDPGAWPSPPSWATADLLDAAIRSAAAAVRLDVPVPSLGRTFRLGFGSQVDVQPIAAFGEGSEVTDQAVAGYIAKYATKAAETTGTLDRRVSSIDLPQLDQRGVTPHAARLIRTCWRLGDITAHPELADAKLRKWAHMLGFRGHFTTKSRSYSTTLGDLRRARADYVRRHLGRPDPDDGTILVLAHWSYAGQGFTAGETALAHALSTYPPGRKEASHGR, encoded by the coding sequence ATGACCTCACCCGCTCCGTTGTCGGATGTGCTCGGGCCGGTGCTGCGGGACCTGACCCGGCGATCCGGGGCCGACCTGCAACGCTGGCTCGATCAGGTCAACGCGCTGCGAGGCTGTGCCGAACCTGTGCGGCTGTCGGGTGAGTCGCTGACCGTGGATGCGGTCACGGGTGAGGTGCTGTCGCGCTACACCACCGAGCGTGAGCCGCACGGACAGCTCATGGTCCGGTGCAAGAACCGGCGGGCCTCCCGGTGCCCGGCCTGTGCGGAGGAGTACCGGGCCGACACCTATCACCTGATCAAGGCGGGGATGTGCGGCGGAGACAAGGGCGTTCCCGCCTCGGTCGCCTCGCATCCTCGGGTGCTGGCCACGCTGACCGCCCCGACCTTCGGGGCCGTGCATCGCGGTCCAGGTAAGGACGGCAGGCTTCGGGTCTGCCACCCTCGGCGGAGCGGCCCTGCCTGCTGGCGGCGTCATGCCTCCGATGACGCGCTGATCGGTCAGCCTCTCGACCCGGACGCCTACGACTATGCCGGCCACGTGGTGTGGAACGCGCATGCCGGTGATCTGTGGCGACGGTTCACCACCTACCTGCGGCGGCACCTGGCCGCGGCTGCCGGGATGACTCAGCGGGCGTTCAACGAGGCGGTGAAGGTCTCCTTCGCCAAGGTCGCCGAGTATCAGGCGCGCGGCCTGGTCCACTTCCATGCCGTGATCCGGCTGGACGGCCGTAGCGATGATCCGGGCGCCTGGCCGTCTCCGCCCTCCTGGGCGACGGCGGATCTCCTTGATGCGGCGATCCGCTCGGCTGCGGCTGCGGTGCGCCTGGACGTCCCGGTGCCGAGTCTGGGCCGAACGTTCCGGCTGGGCTTTGGGTCTCAGGTCGATGTCCAGCCCATCGCGGCGTTCGGGGAAGGCTCCGAGGTCACCGATCAGGCCGTCGCCGGTTACATCGCCAAGTACGCCACGAAGGCCGCCGAGACCACGGGCACCCTGGATCGGCGGGTGTCGAGCATCGACCTTCCCCAGCTCGACCAGCGGGGCGTGACTCCGCACGCCGCCCGGCTGATCCGCACCTGCTGGCGTCTGGGCGACATCACCGCCCATCCCGAACTCGCTGACGCCAAGCTCCGCAAGTGGGCGCACATGCTGGGCTTTCGCGGCCACTTCACCACCAAGTCACGCAGCTACTCCACCACCCTCGGCGATCTGCGCCGCGCGCGTGCCGACTACGTCCGGCGGCACCTCGGCCGACCTGACCCGGATGACGGAACGATCCTCGTCCTGGCCCATTGGAGCTATGCCGGCCAGGGCTTCACGGCGGGTGAAACCGCCTTGGCGCACGCGCTCAGCACCTATCCCCCCGGCCGGAAGGAGGCATCACATGGCAGATGA
- a CDS encoding DUF2637 domain-containing protein → MSRMRRLPGLLLDSGPVLVLAGIAAAGSFTHIRDTAAEHGQHGWMAWAIAVCIDLTCVMAARERQRDKRIGRATGALSWPTCVLVGGILLSLAANLAQAEPTPWGWVTAATPAVAFLVAVSMLERRAAHTPAPAPEVEHAGCDAAEVEPAGRPAVQTVNGHRSSSSRPEVGPAPDPAPPAIAAHGQDRPSPAPSSAGPAGPGPSPALVNYARQVAEAHQAQHGKPITRDQLRARLRVGTDLATALLREIRTEPV, encoded by the coding sequence ATGTCCCGGATGCGTCGCCTGCCCGGTCTGCTGCTCGACTCCGGCCCGGTGCTGGTGCTGGCCGGCATCGCGGCGGCCGGATCGTTCACCCACATCCGCGACACCGCCGCCGAACACGGCCAGCACGGATGGATGGCCTGGGCCATCGCGGTCTGCATCGACCTGACCTGCGTCATGGCGGCCCGCGAGCGGCAGCGTGACAAGCGCATCGGACGGGCTACCGGTGCGCTGTCGTGGCCCACCTGCGTGCTGGTCGGCGGCATCCTGCTGTCGCTGGCCGCGAACCTGGCCCAAGCCGAACCGACCCCGTGGGGCTGGGTCACCGCCGCCACCCCCGCCGTGGCGTTCCTGGTGGCGGTCTCGATGCTGGAACGCCGCGCCGCCCACACGCCCGCCCCGGCCCCCGAGGTCGAGCATGCGGGCTGCGATGCGGCCGAGGTCGAGCCCGCCGGGCGGCCTGCGGTCCAGACCGTCAACGGTCACCGGTCTTCGTCCTCTCGTCCCGAGGTCGGTCCAGCGCCCGACCCGGCTCCCCCCGCGATCGCAGCTCACGGCCAGGACCGCCCGTCCCCGGCTCCGTCCTCAGCCGGTCCTGCCGGGCCTGGCCCGTCCCCCGCGCTGGTGAACTACGCCCGCCAGGTCGCGGAAGCTCACCAGGCCCAGCACGGCAAGCCGATCACCCGTGACCAGCTCCGCGCCCGGCTGCGCGTCGGCACCGACCTGGCCACTGCCCTGCTCCGCGAGATCCGCACCGAACCAGTCTGA
- a CDS encoding FtsK/SpoIIIE domain-containing protein, which produces MAATPLLTAAGGLAWARWAPRSFWYGVGYPLKAAQVYGTWHHVASGCGLTRRRRAFRWSAGAFPGLAMGEMIRQRRRLGRVEVEKAPRLGLIRPTALGFRVPMRLHDGQTPDDVRAVLERLAHAWRVHSVRLHSWKPGRVTLLATGADPLIEVDLSDLSAGLLRVTPAVLDTGEPFVIDFRAVPHWLIVGATNSGKSTLINALIMGLAGQLATGEPLTGDPADHAGQGIALVGFDLKGGVEFTPYEARMSALATERADCLELLDQLIDIIRARMALCRQYRARNIWHERIPPGARPTPIVVLIDEIAELFLMADKSQKDEVTRSATALLRIAQIARAFGVYLVVCGQRVGSDLGPGVTALRSQLSGRICHRVNDEATAEMTLGDMDRAALDAARLIPPDMPGVAVVIGSDGRWHRARSVYRSEEQAEAAAAFYAPLAPDWKTLLTEVDAAGDLPDLDAVDPADF; this is translated from the coding sequence GTGGCGGCCACACCGCTGCTGACGGCGGCCGGTGGGCTGGCGTGGGCGCGGTGGGCGCCGCGTTCGTTCTGGTACGGCGTCGGCTATCCGCTCAAAGCCGCCCAGGTGTACGGGACGTGGCATCACGTCGCGTCCGGGTGCGGGCTGACCCGGCGGCGTCGGGCGTTCCGGTGGAGTGCCGGCGCGTTCCCGGGGCTGGCGATGGGCGAGATGATCCGCCAGCGCCGCAGGCTCGGCCGTGTCGAGGTGGAGAAGGCTCCCCGGCTCGGGCTGATCCGGCCGACCGCGCTGGGTTTCCGGGTGCCGATGCGGCTGCATGACGGCCAGACACCCGATGACGTGCGGGCGGTGCTGGAACGGCTCGCGCACGCGTGGCGGGTGCATTCGGTGCGGCTGCACTCATGGAAGCCGGGCCGGGTGACTCTGCTGGCGACGGGCGCTGACCCGTTGATCGAGGTGGACCTGTCGGACCTGTCGGCGGGGCTGCTACGGGTCACTCCGGCGGTGCTGGACACCGGGGAGCCGTTCGTCATCGACTTCCGCGCGGTCCCGCACTGGCTGATCGTCGGCGCGACCAACTCCGGCAAGTCCACCCTGATCAACGCCCTGATCATGGGGTTGGCCGGCCAGCTCGCTACCGGTGAGCCGCTGACCGGCGACCCGGCCGACCATGCGGGCCAGGGCATCGCGCTCGTTGGCTTCGATCTCAAGGGCGGTGTGGAGTTCACGCCGTACGAGGCTCGGATGTCGGCGCTGGCGACCGAGCGGGCCGATTGCCTGGAACTGCTTGACCAGCTCATCGACATCATCCGGGCGCGGATGGCGCTGTGCCGGCAGTACCGCGCCCGCAACATCTGGCATGAGCGCATCCCGCCCGGCGCGCGGCCGACTCCGATCGTCGTGCTGATCGATGAGATCGCCGAGTTGTTCCTGATGGCGGACAAGTCGCAGAAGGACGAGGTGACCCGGTCGGCTACCGCGCTGCTGCGGATCGCGCAGATCGCTCGGGCGTTCGGGGTCTACCTCGTGGTGTGCGGTCAGCGTGTCGGCTCCGACTTGGGGCCGGGCGTGACGGCGCTGCGGTCGCAGCTGTCGGGCCGGATCTGCCATCGCGTCAACGATGAGGCCACGGCGGAGATGACCTTGGGCGACATGGATCGGGCCGCGCTGGACGCGGCCCGCCTGATCCCGCCGGACATGCCCGGTGTCGCCGTGGTGATCGGCTCGGACGGCCGTTGGCACCGAGCCCGGTCGGTCTACCGCTCCGAGGAACAGGCCGAAGCCGCCGCCGCCTTCTACGCACCGCTCGCGCCGGACTGGAAGACCTTGCTCACCGAGGTCGATGCCGCCGGTGACCTGCCCGACCTGGATGCGGTCGACCCGGCCGACTTCTGA
- a CDS encoding SCO3933 family regulatory protein, with the protein MKRIPVDVRGLEFRAVEDIAPKLKNRETGEMKVNAAGVPVYELMVTVKGEGRRAELMSVSLPTNTPPDVRAGQLVRFEGLTGFFWETSGRSGVSFSVTAIEPVPEGAPV; encoded by the coding sequence GTGAAGAGGATCCCGGTGGACGTGCGCGGGCTGGAGTTCCGTGCGGTGGAGGACATCGCGCCGAAGCTGAAGAACCGCGAGACGGGCGAGATGAAGGTGAACGCGGCCGGTGTGCCGGTGTACGAGCTGATGGTGACGGTGAAGGGCGAGGGTCGCCGGGCGGAGCTGATGTCGGTGTCGCTGCCGACGAACACGCCGCCGGACGTGCGGGCCGGTCAGCTCGTCCGCTTCGAGGGCCTGACGGGCTTCTTCTGGGAGACCTCGGGCCGGTCGGGGGTGTCGTTCTCGGTGACGGCGATCGAGCCGGTTCCCGAGGGTGCGCCGGTCTGA
- a CDS encoding GntR family transcriptional regulator produces MDRLAEFQHATRRLPTPCVASPDQQGTALLTRDHSGNTHRVQRTRTIHEEPPVCSLDASRCLHELRSCTLSSDTAPLGQLDPTSDRAVFRQIADQLRSAIERKQYEEGARLPSEAQLMDHYGVARMTVRNALQLLQVEGLAVAEHGKGVYVRRRPPVRRLASDRFARRHRKAGKAAFLAETEEAGGRPTVDSIKVYEAVPPPEIAAKLRLEEGEPTVVRSRRYLIDGHPVETAVSYIPAGIARGTAIQEPNPGPGGIYARIEEQGHTLARFIEEVSARMPMPEETRALQLTPGVPVFRLIRTAYDLNEQPVEVCDTIMAADSYVLNYELPAH; encoded by the coding sequence ATGGATCGACTCGCCGAGTTCCAGCACGCCACCCGGCGGCTCCCAACGCCCTGTGTCGCGTCGCCGGATCAGCAGGGCACGGCCCTGCTCACCCGTGATCACTCCGGCAACACTCACCGAGTGCAGCGGACTCGAACCATCCATGAAGAACCTCCGGTCTGTAGCCTTGACGCTAGTAGATGTCTGCACGAGTTGAGGAGTTGTACCCTGAGCAGCGATACCGCCCCTCTTGGCCAGCTGGACCCGACGAGCGATCGGGCCGTCTTCCGGCAGATCGCGGACCAGCTCCGATCCGCCATCGAGCGGAAGCAGTACGAAGAGGGTGCGAGGCTGCCGTCTGAAGCCCAGTTGATGGATCACTACGGGGTGGCCCGTATGACCGTCCGCAACGCGCTTCAACTCCTCCAGGTCGAGGGCCTGGCCGTGGCGGAGCACGGCAAGGGGGTCTATGTGCGCCGCCGTCCGCCCGTGCGCCGCCTGGCCTCCGACCGCTTCGCCCGTCGTCACCGCAAGGCGGGCAAGGCCGCCTTCCTCGCCGAGACCGAAGAGGCCGGCGGGCGTCCCACCGTGGACAGCATCAAGGTCTATGAGGCAGTCCCACCGCCCGAGATAGCGGCGAAGCTTCGGCTGGAAGAGGGAGAACCCACCGTGGTGCGGAGCCGTCGCTACCTCATCGACGGTCACCCGGTGGAGACGGCTGTCTCTTACATCCCGGCGGGCATCGCTCGGGGGACGGCGATCCAGGAACCGAACCCAGGACCGGGCGGCATCTACGCGCGAATCGAAGAGCAGGGCCACACTCTCGCGCGCTTCATCGAGGAGGTCTCGGCGCGCATGCCGATGCCGGAGGAGACGCGAGCACTCCAGCTCACTCCGGGCGTACCCGTCTTCCGGCTGATCAGGACCGCCTACGACCTGAACGAACAGCCGGTGGAGGTCTGCGACACGATCATGGCGGCCGACTCCTACGTGTTGAACTACGAGCTTCCGGCGCACTGA
- a CDS encoding NUDIX hydrolase, translating to MSVAGVITGEQGRALLIRRRDTGRWEPPGGVLELGESIHDGLRREVREETGLEVKPLALTGVYKNMKRGIIALVFRCEATGGELTTNAEVTEFRWATPGEVRELVAEAFAVRVLDALEAGEVAIREHDGVNLA from the coding sequence GTGAGTGTTGCCGGAGTGATCACGGGTGAGCAGGGCCGTGCCCTGCTGATCCGGCGACGCGACACAGGGCGTTGGGAGCCGCCGGGTGGCGTGCTGGAACTCGGCGAGTCGATCCATGACGGCCTCCGCCGGGAGGTCCGGGAGGAGACCGGTCTAGAGGTCAAGCCCTTGGCGTTGACCGGGGTCTACAAGAACATGAAGCGCGGGATCATCGCCCTGGTCTTCCGCTGCGAGGCGACCGGCGGAGAACTCACGACGAACGCCGAGGTCACGGAGTTCCGTTGGGCGACCCCGGGCGAAGTGCGAGAGCTTGTTGCCGAGGCGTTCGCCGTCCGAGTCCTGGATGCCCTGGAGGCAGGTGAAGTCGCCATCAGAGAGCACGACGGGGTCAACCTCGCATAG
- a CDS encoding GlxA family transcriptional regulator encodes MDERRVLVVGYDAAELLDIACITSTLEITNLHGAAPAYRVRLASPGGRPVTCATGLTLMAHETLERVTGPLDTLIVSGGLGHGKAAADRSIVAHVRRLARESRRIASVCTGMSVLAAAGLLDGRRATTHWGWASSLAARYPEVIVDPDPIFIRDGRLCTAAGVTSALDLTLSFVEEDHGAALARSVARYLVTYLQRPGNQAQMSMFTSAPPPADELVRQVVDHVTAHLDDDLSAAALAARAGVSERHLTRLFLKHLGQTPGRFIRQARVEAAAHLLATTTLPMTAVAARCGFGTAETLRQAFVARYGIPPSHYRSTQSTTAP; translated from the coding sequence ATGGACGAACGACGTGTGCTCGTGGTCGGCTACGACGCGGCGGAGTTGCTCGACATCGCGTGCATCACGTCGACCCTGGAGATCACCAACCTGCACGGCGCCGCGCCCGCCTACCGGGTGCGGCTGGCCAGCCCCGGGGGACGCCCCGTCACATGCGCTACCGGCCTGACGCTCATGGCCCACGAGACGCTCGAACGGGTCACCGGACCGCTCGATACCCTCATCGTGTCGGGAGGGCTCGGGCACGGCAAGGCGGCCGCCGACCGGTCGATCGTCGCCCACGTCCGCCGGCTGGCCCGCGAGAGCCGCCGGATCGCCTCGGTGTGCACCGGGATGAGCGTCCTGGCCGCCGCCGGCCTGCTGGACGGCCGGCGCGCGACCACCCACTGGGGATGGGCGTCGAGCCTGGCCGCCCGCTATCCCGAGGTCATCGTCGACCCGGACCCGATCTTCATCCGGGACGGCCGGCTGTGCACGGCGGCCGGCGTCACCAGCGCCCTGGACCTCACCCTGTCCTTCGTCGAGGAGGACCACGGCGCCGCCCTGGCCCGGAGCGTGGCCCGCTATCTGGTGACCTACCTGCAGCGACCGGGCAACCAGGCGCAGATGAGCATGTTCACCAGCGCTCCGCCCCCGGCCGACGAGCTGGTCAGGCAGGTGGTCGACCACGTCACCGCCCACCTGGACGACGACCTGTCCGCCGCCGCCCTCGCGGCCCGCGCAGGCGTCAGCGAACGCCACCTGACCCGCCTGTTCCTCAAGCACCTGGGCCAGACGCCCGGCCGTTTCATACGCCAGGCCCGTGTCGAGGCCGCCGCGCACCTGCTGGCCACCACCACCCTGCCCATGACCGCCGTGGCCGCCCGCTGCGGCTTCGGAACGGCCGAAACACTCCGCCAGGCGTTCGTCGCCCGCTACGGCATCCCGCCCTCGCACTACCGGTCCACCCAGTCCACCACCGCCCCCTGA